In Artemia franciscana chromosome 4, ASM3288406v1, whole genome shotgun sequence, a single window of DNA contains:
- the LOC136025840 gene encoding uncharacterized protein LOC136025840 isoform X5 — protein MWAILLSLSVAFSPSLAEEIESTMVETPDGQGRFFFVPKTFTDLILTTTTTYGGLETWCYTVVSLISVFSTVTESSTENIGQTTFTINSVGTCRKRRWAFEDPFDESLKEILLPSAIAAKEEKTTAVALDKCGQFYYHSA, from the coding sequence aTGTGGGCAATTCTATTATCACTCAGCGTAGCCTTTTCTCCAAGTTTAGCAGAGGAAATTGAAAGCACAATGGTGGAAACTCCAGATGGCCAAGGGAGATTCTTTTTTGTTCCGAAAACTTTTACAGACCTGATCCTAACAACTACCACCACCTATGGGGGCCTAGAAACGTGGTGCTACACAGTAGTTTCACTTATATCCGTGTTTTCAACGGTCACTGAATCTTCTACGGAAAATATTGGCCAAACTACATTCACTATCAATTCTGTAGGTACTTGCAGAAAGAGACGTTGGGCTTTTGAAGATCCATTTGATGAATCATTAAAAGAGATTTTGTTACCATCGGCTATTGCCGCTAAAGAAGAGAAGACCACAGCTGTTGCGCTTGACAA
- the LOC136025840 gene encoding uncharacterized protein LOC136025840 isoform X3 — protein MEESMWAILLSLSVAFSPSLAEEIESTMVETPDGQGRFFFVPKTFTDLILTTTTTYGGLETWCYTVVSLISVFSTVTESSTENIGQTTFTINSVGTCRKRRWAFEDPFDESLKEILLPSAIAAKEEKTTAVALDKCGQFYYHSA, from the coding sequence aTGTGGGCAATTCTATTATCACTCAGCGTAGCCTTTTCTCCAAGTTTAGCAGAGGAAATTGAAAGCACAATGGTGGAAACTCCAGATGGCCAAGGGAGATTCTTTTTTGTTCCGAAAACTTTTACAGACCTGATCCTAACAACTACCACCACCTATGGGGGCCTAGAAACGTGGTGCTACACAGTAGTTTCACTTATATCCGTGTTTTCAACGGTCACTGAATCTTCTACGGAAAATATTGGCCAAACTACATTCACTATCAATTCTGTAGGTACTTGCAGAAAGAGACGTTGGGCTTTTGAAGATCCATTTGATGAATCATTAAAAGAGATTTTGTTACCATCGGCTATTGCCGCTAAAGAAGAGAAGACCACAGCTGTTGCGCTTGACAA
- the LOC136025840 gene encoding uncharacterized protein LOC136025840 isoform X4 encodes MLMMWAILLSLSVAFSPSLAEEIESTMVETPDGQGRFFFVPKTFTDLILTTTTTYGGLETWCYTVVSLISVFSTVTESSTENIGQTTFTINSVGTCRKRRWAFEDPFDESLKEILLPSAIAAKEEKTTAVALDKCGQFYYHSA; translated from the exons ATGCTTATG aTGTGGGCAATTCTATTATCACTCAGCGTAGCCTTTTCTCCAAGTTTAGCAGAGGAAATTGAAAGCACAATGGTGGAAACTCCAGATGGCCAAGGGAGATTCTTTTTTGTTCCGAAAACTTTTACAGACCTGATCCTAACAACTACCACCACCTATGGGGGCCTAGAAACGTGGTGCTACACAGTAGTTTCACTTATATCCGTGTTTTCAACGGTCACTGAATCTTCTACGGAAAATATTGGCCAAACTACATTCACTATCAATTCTGTAGGTACTTGCAGAAAGAGACGTTGGGCTTTTGAAGATCCATTTGATGAATCATTAAAAGAGATTTTGTTACCATCGGCTATTGCCGCTAAAGAAGAGAAGACCACAGCTGTTGCGCTTGACAA